The Rhodopseudomonas palustris genome window below encodes:
- a CDS encoding xanthine dehydrogenase has protein sequence MHQPIHHNRRPFAIVLGTSEIASAVAVHLHRAGYFVVMSHDPFPPVIRRRMSFHDALYGDPVSVDGIAGARADDGVQILKARRQPQAIQVSWLVLTDLLSVASIDVLVDARLQKHQVKPDLRRLARSSIGLGPGFAAHVNCDIAIETRPGRSGLIVAQGWTDAADGVASPLGDAGAERFQYSQTSGRWHTPVEIGSRVFKGFVLGHLSGEAVRAPCDGIVRGIVRDGSDVPAQVKLLEIDPRGRHAQWTGIDGRGRTIAKAVCLAIETERTPSDPTITQPV, from the coding sequence ATGCATCAGCCGATCCACCACAACCGCCGCCCGTTTGCGATCGTGCTCGGCACCAGCGAGATCGCCTCTGCGGTGGCGGTGCACCTGCACCGCGCCGGCTACTTCGTGGTGATGTCGCACGACCCGTTTCCGCCGGTGATCCGGCGCCGGATGTCGTTTCACGACGCGCTGTATGGCGATCCGGTGTCGGTCGACGGCATTGCGGGCGCGCGCGCTGACGACGGCGTGCAGATTCTCAAGGCGCGACGGCAGCCGCAGGCGATCCAGGTGTCCTGGCTGGTGCTCACCGACCTGCTGTCGGTGGCGAGCATCGATGTCCTGGTCGACGCGCGGCTGCAGAAGCACCAGGTGAAGCCGGACCTGCGCCGCCTCGCGCGGTCGAGCATCGGCCTCGGCCCCGGCTTTGCGGCGCACGTCAATTGCGACATCGCGATCGAGACCCGGCCCGGCCGTAGCGGACTCATCGTCGCCCAAGGCTGGACCGACGCCGCCGATGGCGTTGCCAGCCCGCTGGGTGATGCCGGCGCCGAGCGGTTTCAGTATTCGCAGACCAGCGGCCGCTGGCATACGCCGGTCGAAATCGGAAGCCGCGTCTTCAAGGGCTTTGTGCTCGGCCATCTGTCCGGTGAAGCGGTCCGCGCGCCGTGCGACGGCATCGTTCGCGGCATCGTCCGGGACGGCAGCGACGTGCCGGCTCAGGTGAAGCTGCTGGAGATCGATCCGCGCGGCCGGCACGCGCAATGGACCGGCATCGACGGCCGCGGCCGGACGATCGCAAAGGCGGTCTGCCTGGCGATCGAGACCGAGAGAACGCCCAGCGATCCGACCATCACCCAGCCGGTGTAG
- the feoB gene encoding ferrous iron transporter B gives MSSIESHPFNLALVGTPNSGKTSLFNALTGSRQKVANYPGVTVERKAGVFTTPGGRIVSILDLPGTYSLRGRSPDEEITRDVVLGRRPGEIVPDLVLCVADSTNLRLTFRLMLELKATGRPLMLVLNMFDIATRRGVTVDLEKLSERLGIPVVTSIAVRKGGTVDLLKRTDEFAGHIGAEPTANDWRPLTTAELRALQREADQIIAECVSLPARPHTLTAKVDSVVLHPVAGLAILLLILFVMFQAVFSWAQPLMELIADGFGALGDFVSATMPEGLLQSFLQNGVISGVGSVIVFLPQIMIIFLFILLLEDLGYMARAAFLMDRIMGGAGLHGRAFIPLLSSFACAIPGIMSTRVIDNRRDRLTTILIAPLMTCSARIPVYTLIISAFIPAQQVFGWINLQGLVMFGLYTAGIVSALAVSALIKFFMWRDYEPAPFMLELPDYKLPRVKSVAIGIYIRAKMFLQRAGTTIFSMMVLIWFLASFPRPPAGATEPAIDYSLASMIGHAIEPVLAPLGFNWQIGVALIPGMAAREVAVAALGTVYAIEGGKEAADQIGQVLASKWSLATALSLLAWFVFAPQCASTLAVIKRETGSWRWMGVTFIYMFALAYVASLITYNVAVAFGAG, from the coding sequence ATGAGCTCGATCGAAAGCCACCCCTTCAACCTCGCGCTCGTGGGAACGCCGAACAGCGGCAAGACCTCGCTGTTCAACGCGCTGACCGGCAGCCGCCAGAAGGTCGCGAACTATCCCGGCGTGACGGTCGAACGGAAGGCCGGCGTGTTCACCACGCCCGGCGGTCGCATCGTCAGCATCCTCGACCTGCCGGGGACATACTCGCTGCGCGGCCGCAGCCCCGACGAGGAGATCACGCGCGACGTCGTGCTCGGCCGTCGGCCGGGTGAGATCGTGCCGGATCTGGTTCTCTGCGTCGCCGATTCCACCAATCTCCGGCTGACGTTCCGGCTGATGCTCGAGCTCAAGGCGACCGGCCGGCCGCTGATGCTGGTGCTGAATATGTTCGACATCGCGACGCGTCGCGGCGTCACCGTCGACCTCGAAAAGCTGTCCGAGCGACTGGGCATTCCGGTCGTGACCTCGATCGCGGTCCGCAAGGGCGGCACCGTCGATCTGCTGAAGCGGACCGACGAATTCGCCGGGCACATTGGCGCCGAGCCGACCGCAAACGACTGGCGGCCGCTGACCACCGCGGAACTGCGGGCTCTGCAGCGCGAGGCCGACCAGATCATCGCCGAATGCGTCAGCCTGCCGGCCCGGCCGCATACGCTGACCGCAAAGGTCGATTCCGTCGTCCTGCATCCGGTTGCCGGCCTCGCGATCCTGCTGCTGATCCTGTTCGTGATGTTCCAGGCGGTGTTTTCCTGGGCGCAGCCGCTGATGGAACTGATCGCGGACGGCTTCGGCGCGCTCGGCGATTTCGTCAGTGCGACGATGCCGGAAGGATTGTTGCAGAGCTTCCTGCAGAACGGCGTGATCTCCGGCGTCGGCAGCGTCATCGTGTTTCTGCCGCAGATCATGATCATCTTCCTGTTCATCCTGCTGCTGGAAGATCTCGGCTACATGGCCCGCGCCGCGTTCCTGATGGACCGCATCATGGGCGGCGCCGGGCTGCACGGCCGCGCGTTCATTCCGCTGCTGTCGAGCTTCGCCTGCGCGATCCCCGGCATCATGTCGACGCGGGTGATCGACAATCGCCGCGACCGGCTGACGACGATCCTGATCGCGCCGCTGATGACGTGTTCGGCGCGGATCCCGGTCTACACCCTGATCATCTCCGCCTTCATTCCGGCGCAGCAGGTGTTCGGCTGGATCAATCTGCAGGGCCTGGTGATGTTCGGCCTGTACACCGCGGGCATCGTCAGCGCCCTCGCGGTGTCGGCGCTGATCAAGTTCTTCATGTGGCGCGACTACGAGCCGGCGCCGTTCATGCTGGAACTGCCGGACTACAAGCTGCCGCGGGTGAAGAGCGTGGCGATCGGCATCTATATCCGCGCCAAGATGTTCCTGCAGCGCGCCGGCACCACGATCTTCTCGATGATGGTGCTGATCTGGTTCCTGGCGTCGTTCCCGCGGCCGCCGGCGGGGGCGACCGAGCCGGCGATCGACTACAGCCTGGCTTCGATGATCGGGCACGCGATCGAGCCGGTGCTGGCCCCGTTGGGCTTCAACTGGCAGATCGGCGTGGCGCTGATCCCGGGCATGGCCGCGCGCGAAGTCGCGGTGGCGGCGCTCGGCACCGTGTACGCCATCGAGGGCGGCAAGGAAGCCGCAGACCAGATCGGCCAGGTGCTGGCCTCGAAGTGGAGCCTGGCCACCGCGCTGTCGCTGCTGGCCTGGTTCGTGTTCGCGCCGCAATGCGCCTCGACGCTCGCCGTGATCAAGCGCGAGACCGGAAGCTGGCGCTGGATGGGCGTGACCTTCATCTACATGTTCGCGCTGGCCTATGTCGCGAGCCTGATCACCTACAACGTCGCGGTCGCGTTCGGCGCGGGCTGA
- a CDS encoding FeoA family protein has protein sequence MTSKLHHNGHQPILLGNARRGYRGIVQAIDSEKVASALQPVELESRLIELGFVEGAKVEVLHEGIIGRDPIAVRVDNITIAVRRREAMAVVLM, from the coding sequence ATGACCTCAAAGCTGCATCACAACGGCCACCAGCCCATCCTGCTCGGCAATGCGCGGCGCGGTTATCGCGGCATTGTCCAGGCAATCGATTCGGAGAAGGTGGCGTCCGCGCTGCAGCCAGTCGAGCTCGAAAGCCGGCTGATCGAGCTGGGTTTCGTCGAGGGCGCCAAAGTCGAGGTGCTGCACGAAGGGATCATCGGCCGCGATCCGATCGCCGTGCGTGTGGACAATATCACGATCGCCGTCCGGCGACGCGAGGCGATGGCCGTCGTACTGATGTGA
- a CDS encoding ribulose-bisphosphate carboxylase, whose translation MDQSSRYANLNLKESDLIAGGRHVLCAYIMKPKDGFGNFLQTAAHFSAESSTGTNVEVSTTDDFTRGVDALVYEIDEAKQLMKIAYPIELFDRNVIDGRAMIASFLTLTIGNNQGMGDVEYAKMHDFYVPPAYLRLFDGPSTTIKDLWRVLGRPVVDGGFIVGTIIKPKLGLRPQPFANACYDFWLGGDFIKNDEPQGNQVFAPFKETVRAVDDAMRRAQDKTGEPKLFSFNITADDHYEMVARGEYILETFADNADHVAFLVDGYVAGPAAVTTARRAFPKQYLHYHRAGHGAVTSPQSKRGYTAFVLSKMARLQGASGIHTGTMGFGKMEGEAADRAMAYMITEDSADGPFFHQEWLGMNPTTPIISGGMNALRMPGFFENLGHSNLIMTAGGGAFGHIDGGAAGAKSLRQAEQCWKAGADPVEFAKDHREFARAFESFPQDADKLFPNWRNSLKLAAA comes from the coding sequence ATGGACCAGTCGAGCCGCTACGCCAACCTCAACCTCAAAGAAAGCGATCTGATCGCCGGCGGGCGGCATGTGCTGTGCGCCTACATCATGAAGCCGAAGGACGGCTTCGGCAATTTCCTGCAGACCGCCGCACATTTTTCGGCCGAATCCTCGACCGGCACCAATGTCGAAGTCTCCACCACCGACGACTTCACCCGCGGCGTCGACGCGCTGGTCTATGAGATCGACGAAGCCAAGCAACTCATGAAGATCGCCTACCCGATCGAACTGTTCGATCGCAACGTGATCGACGGCCGCGCGATGATCGCCTCGTTCCTGACGCTGACGATCGGCAACAACCAGGGCATGGGCGACGTCGAATACGCCAAGATGCACGATTTCTACGTGCCGCCGGCTTATCTGCGGCTGTTCGACGGTCCGTCGACCACCATCAAGGATCTGTGGCGCGTGCTCGGCCGGCCGGTGGTCGACGGCGGCTTCATCGTCGGCACCATCATCAAGCCGAAACTCGGCCTGCGGCCGCAGCCCTTCGCCAATGCCTGCTACGATTTCTGGCTCGGCGGCGACTTCATCAAGAACGACGAGCCGCAGGGCAACCAGGTGTTCGCGCCGTTCAAGGAGACGGTGCGCGCGGTCGACGACGCGATGCGCCGCGCTCAGGACAAGACCGGCGAGCCGAAGCTGTTCTCGTTCAACATCACCGCCGACGATCACTATGAAATGGTCGCGCGCGGCGAATACATCCTCGAGACCTTCGCCGACAACGCCGACCACGTCGCCTTCCTGGTCGACGGCTACGTCGCCGGCCCCGCCGCGGTGACCACGGCGCGCCGCGCCTTCCCGAAGCAGTATCTGCACTATCATCGCGCCGGCCATGGTGCGGTGACCTCGCCGCAGAGCAAGCGCGGCTACACCGCCTTCGTGCTGTCGAAGATGGCCCGGCTGCAGGGCGCCTCCGGCATCCACACCGGCACGATGGGCTTCGGCAAGATGGAAGGCGAGGCGGCCGACCGCGCGATGGCCTACATGATCACCGAGGACTCGGCCGACGGTCCGTTCTTCCATCAGGAATGGCTCGGCATGAATCCGACGACGCCGATCATCTCCGGCGGCATGAACGCGCTGCGGATGCCCGGCTTCTTCGAAAATCTCGGCCACTCCAACCTGATCATGACCGCGGGCGGTGGCGCCTTCGGTCATATCGACGGCGGTGCGGCGGGCGCCAAGTCGTTGCGGCAGGCCGAGCAGTGCTGGAAGGCCGGCGCCGATCCGGTGGAGTTCGCCAAGGATCATCGCGAATTCGCCCGGGCCTTCGAGAGCTTCCCGCAGGACGCCGACAAGCTGTTCCCGAACTGGCGCAACTCGCTGAAGCTCGCAGCCGCCTAA
- the fba gene encoding class II fructose-bisphosphate aldolase (catalyzes the reversible aldol condensation of dihydroxyacetonephosphate and glyceraldehyde 3-phosphate in the Calvin cycle, glycolysis, and/or gluconeogenesis) encodes MARITLRQLLDHAAEHGYGVPAFNINNMEQGLAIMEAAAAVDAPVIIQASRGARSYANDIMLAKMIDALAEMYPDIPLCMHQDHGNDEATCATAIKYGFTSVMMDGSLKADAKTAADYEYNVDITRRVTDMAHWVGASVEGELGVLGSLEHGGGEQEDGHGVEGKVSREQLLTDPDQAVDFVRATKVDALAIAMGTSHGAYKFSRKPDGDVLAMKVVEEIHRRLPNTHLVMHGSSSVPQDLQEAFNKYGGAMPQTFGVPVEEIVRGIKHGVRKVNIDTDCRLAMTGVFRKIATEHKAEFDPRKFLKPAMDAMRDLCRLRFEQFGTAGNASKIKVIPLSEMAKRYKSGALDPQIGQVARAAE; translated from the coding sequence ATGGCGCGTATCACCTTGAGGCAATTGCTGGATCACGCCGCAGAGCACGGCTACGGCGTGCCCGCGTTCAACATCAACAACATGGAGCAGGGGCTCGCGATCATGGAGGCGGCGGCCGCGGTCGACGCGCCGGTGATCATCCAGGCCTCGCGCGGTGCGCGCTCCTACGCCAACGACATCATGCTGGCGAAGATGATCGACGCGCTGGCGGAGATGTATCCCGACATCCCGCTGTGCATGCATCAGGATCACGGCAACGACGAAGCCACCTGCGCCACCGCGATCAAATACGGCTTCACCTCGGTGATGATGGACGGCTCGCTCAAGGCCGACGCCAAGACCGCGGCGGATTATGAGTACAACGTCGACATCACCCGCCGCGTCACCGATATGGCGCATTGGGTCGGCGCCTCGGTGGAAGGCGAGCTCGGCGTGCTCGGCTCGCTCGAGCACGGCGGCGGCGAGCAGGAAGACGGTCACGGCGTCGAGGGCAAGGTCAGCCGCGAGCAATTGCTGACCGATCCGGATCAGGCGGTCGACTTCGTCCGCGCCACCAAGGTCGACGCGCTGGCGATCGCGATGGGCACCTCGCACGGCGCCTACAAGTTCTCCCGCAAGCCCGACGGCGACGTGCTCGCCATGAAGGTGGTCGAGGAGATTCACCGCCGGCTGCCGAACACCCATCTGGTGATGCACGGCTCGTCGTCGGTGCCGCAGGATCTGCAGGAAGCCTTCAACAAATACGGCGGCGCGATGCCGCAGACGTTCGGTGTTCCGGTCGAGGAGATCGTCCGCGGCATCAAGCACGGCGTCCGCAAGGTCAATATCGACACCGATTGTCGCCTCGCGATGACCGGCGTGTTCCGCAAGATCGCGACCGAGCACAAGGCCGAGTTCGATCCGCGCAAGTTCCTCAAGCCCGCAATGGACGCGATGCGCGATCTCTGCAGGCTGCGCTTCGAGCAGTTCGGCACCGCCGGCAACGCCTCAAAGATCAAGGTGATCCCGCTGTCGGAAATGGCCAAGCGCTACAAGTCCGGCGCGCTCGATCCGCAGATCGGCCAGGTGGCAAGAGCCGCAGAGTAG
- the tkt gene encoding transketolase has product MNISARELHDQVGHAEMANAIRFLAIDAVEKAKSGHPGMPMGMADVATVLFTRFLKFDAADPAWPDRDRFVLSAGHGSMLLYALLHLTGVEEVTIDQLKSFRQWGSKTPGHPEYGHTKGVETTTGPLGQGLATSVGMALAERMLNARYGDALVDHYTYVIAGDGCLMEGVSHEAISLAGHLKLNKLILLWDDNHISIDGDTSLSCSDDQLARFAASGWATTRVDGHDPEAVAAAIEHARQSDRPSLIACRTKIGFGSPKVEGTEKAHGAPLGADEVEKTRAALNWPHAPFEIPDAIVARWREAGSRGKAAHQAWAERLGGVDAATRAGFESVLAGKLSADYEPALKALIAGFAAEQPSIATRQASQLTINALVPASPNLLGGSADLTHSNLTHAKGSASVKPGAYGGAYLHYGIREFGMAAAMNGIALHGGFIPYGGTFLVFADYSRPAIRLAALMGIRVIHVMTHDSIGLGEDGPTHQPVEHVASLRAIPNLLVFRPADAIETAQAWDCALKQTSRPSVLALSRQALPMLPRPNGVADNQVSRGAYLVIDPAERDVTLIATGSEVSLALEAACKLEGEGIKAAVVSAPCFELFAEQDDAYRATVLGTTPRIGIEAARDIDWRRWIGDGGAFVGMTGFGASAPAPVLYQKFGITADAVTEAAKAAIARSKH; this is encoded by the coding sequence TTGAATATCTCCGCACGCGAACTCCACGACCAGGTCGGCCACGCCGAGATGGCCAATGCGATCCGCTTCCTCGCCATCGATGCGGTCGAGAAGGCGAAGTCCGGCCACCCCGGCATGCCGATGGGCATGGCGGATGTCGCCACCGTGCTGTTCACCCGCTTCCTGAAGTTCGACGCTGCCGATCCGGCCTGGCCCGATCGCGACCGTTTCGTGCTGTCTGCCGGCCACGGCTCGATGCTGCTCTACGCGCTGCTGCATCTGACCGGCGTCGAAGAGGTCACGATCGATCAGCTCAAATCCTTCCGGCAGTGGGGCTCGAAGACCCCCGGCCATCCCGAATACGGCCACACCAAGGGCGTCGAGACCACCACCGGCCCGCTCGGTCAGGGTCTCGCCACCTCGGTCGGCATGGCGCTCGCCGAGCGGATGCTGAACGCGCGCTACGGCGACGCGCTGGTCGATCACTATACCTATGTGATTGCCGGCGACGGCTGCCTGATGGAAGGCGTCAGCCACGAGGCGATCTCGCTCGCCGGGCACCTCAAGCTCAACAAGCTGATCCTGCTGTGGGACGACAACCACATCTCGATCGACGGCGACACCTCGCTGTCGTGTTCGGACGATCAGCTCGCGCGCTTTGCCGCGTCGGGCTGGGCCACGACGCGCGTCGACGGCCACGATCCGGAGGCGGTGGCGGCCGCGATCGAGCACGCCAGGCAGAGCGACCGGCCGTCGCTGATCGCCTGCCGCACCAAGATCGGCTTCGGCTCGCCCAAGGTCGAGGGCACCGAAAAGGCGCACGGCGCGCCGCTCGGCGCCGACGAAGTCGAGAAGACCCGCGCCGCATTGAACTGGCCGCACGCGCCGTTCGAAATTCCGGATGCGATCGTCGCGCGCTGGCGCGAGGCGGGCAGCCGCGGCAAGGCCGCGCATCAGGCCTGGGCCGAGCGGCTCGGCGGCGTCGATGCCGCGACCCGCGCCGGCTTCGAGAGCGTGCTGGCCGGCAAGCTCTCTGCGGACTACGAACCGGCGCTGAAGGCGCTGATCGCCGGCTTTGCGGCGGAGCAGCCGTCGATCGCCACAAGGCAGGCGTCGCAACTCACCATCAACGCGCTGGTGCCGGCATCGCCGAACCTGCTCGGCGGATCCGCCGACCTGACGCATTCCAACCTCACCCACGCCAAGGGCTCCGCGTCGGTCAAGCCCGGTGCCTATGGCGGCGCTTACCTGCACTACGGCATCCGCGAATTCGGCATGGCGGCGGCGATGAACGGCATCGCGCTGCATGGCGGCTTCATTCCCTATGGCGGAACCTTCCTGGTGTTCGCCGATTACAGCCGGCCGGCGATCCGGCTCGCGGCGCTGATGGGCATCCGCGTCATCCACGTCATGACCCACGATTCGATCGGCCTCGGCGAAGACGGCCCGACCCATCAGCCCGTCGAGCACGTCGCGTCGTTGCGGGCGATCCCGAATCTGCTGGTGTTCCGTCCGGCGGATGCGATCGAGACCGCGCAGGCCTGGGACTGTGCCCTGAAGCAGACGAGCCGGCCCTCGGTGCTGGCGCTGTCGCGGCAGGCGCTGCCGATGCTGCCGCGGCCCAATGGCGTCGCCGACAATCAGGTTTCGCGTGGCGCTTATTTGGTCATCGATCCCGCCGAACGCGATGTCACACTGATCGCCACCGGCTCGGAAGTATCGCTGGCGCTGGAAGCCGCCTGCAAGCTCGAGGGTGAGGGCATCAAGGCCGCGGTGGTCTCGGCGCCCTGCTTCGAACTGTTCGCCGAGCAGGACGACGCTTACCGTGCGACCGTGCTCGGGACTACGCCGCGGATCGGCATCGAGGCGGCGCGCGACATCGACTGGCGGCGCTGGATCGGCGACGGCGGCGCGTTCGTCGGCATGACCGGCTTCGGCGCCTCGGCGCCGGCGCCGGTGCTGTACCAGAAATTCGGCATCACCGCGGATGCGGTCACGGAGGCGGCCAAGGCCGCGATCGCCCGCAGCAAACATTGA
- a CDS encoding phosphoribulokinase, with translation MSRKHPIISITGSSGAGTTSVKRTFEQIFRRENVNAAYIEGDAFHRYNRVDMRTKMAEEAALGNRHFSHFSPETNLFEELETTFRDYATTGTGKTRTYVHDDKEAAVHGVAPGNFTDWHSLPADSDLLFYEGLHGAVITEKVNVAQHADLKIGVVPVINLEWIQKLHRDRADRGYTTEVVTDTILRRMPDYVHYIVPQFAETDINFQRVPTVDTSNPFIARWIPTADESMVVIRFKDPRGIDFAYLLSMIQGSFMSRANSIVIHGAKLDLAMQLILTPLIMQLVDRKRGVK, from the coding sequence ATGTCTCGTAAGCATCCGATCATCTCCATCACCGGCTCCTCCGGCGCCGGCACCACCTCCGTCAAGCGAACGTTCGAGCAGATCTTCCGCCGCGAGAACGTCAACGCCGCCTACATCGAGGGCGACGCGTTTCACCGCTACAACCGCGTCGACATGCGCACCAAGATGGCCGAGGAGGCCGCGCTGGGAAACCGGCACTTCAGCCATTTCAGCCCCGAGACCAATCTGTTCGAGGAACTTGAGACGACGTTCCGCGACTACGCCACCACCGGCACCGGCAAGACCCGCACCTACGTTCATGACGACAAGGAAGCCGCGGTCCACGGCGTAGCCCCCGGCAATTTCACCGACTGGCACTCGCTGCCGGCGGATTCCGATCTGCTGTTCTACGAAGGTCTGCACGGCGCGGTGATCACCGAGAAGGTCAACGTTGCGCAACACGCCGACCTCAAGATCGGTGTGGTGCCGGTGATCAATCTGGAGTGGATCCAGAAGCTGCACCGCGACCGCGCCGATCGCGGCTACACCACCGAGGTGGTGACCGACACCATCCTGCGCCGGATGCCGGACTACGTGCACTACATCGTGCCGCAATTCGCCGAGACCGACATCAATTTCCAGCGCGTGCCGACGGTCGATACGTCGAACCCGTTCATCGCGCGATGGATTCCGACTGCCGACGAGTCGATGGTGGTGATCCGCTTCAAGGACCCGCGCGGCATCGATTTCGCCTATCTGCTGTCGATGATCCAGGGCAGCTTCATGTCGCGCGCCAATTCGATCGTGATCCACGGCGCCAAGCTCGATTTGGCCATGCAGCTCATCCTGACGCCGCTGATCATGCAACTGGTCGACCGCAAGCGGGGCGTGAAATAA
- a CDS encoding class 1 fructose-bisphosphatase, whose product MDQGQTLSRLLDSYGTDPRTRAVAAAVGAIAEASIEISDLIGQGALAGITGAAHGASNADGDVQKDLDVRAEAAIVAALKKVPYAALASEESDTLLMGDPQAPISIAYDPLDGSSNIDTNMTVGTIFSVIPNEAGVAPFTAPGSCQLAAGFVVYGPQTSLVLTLGDGVDIFTLDRAAKTYRLIRERVQVPADTAEYAINASNHRHWEQPVRDFVDECLAGSDGPRAKNFNMRWIGSLVAEAYRILTRGGVFLYPADSRPGYGEGRLRVLYETHPMAFVMEQAGGAASTGRERVLEVVASSTHQRSPLIMGSSDKVHRIVELHLDPSAASRTAPLFGRRGLFRT is encoded by the coding sequence ATGGATCAGGGTCAGACGTTATCACGTCTCTTAGACTCGTACGGGACGGACCCGCGCACGCGCGCGGTTGCCGCGGCAGTCGGCGCAATCGCCGAAGCGTCGATCGAAATCTCTGACCTGATCGGGCAGGGCGCGCTGGCCGGGATCACCGGCGCGGCGCATGGCGCGAGCAATGCGGACGGCGACGTCCAAAAGGATCTCGACGTCCGCGCCGAGGCTGCCATCGTCGCGGCGCTGAAGAAGGTTCCCTACGCGGCATTGGCCTCCGAGGAGTCCGACACGCTGCTGATGGGCGACCCGCAGGCACCGATCTCGATCGCCTACGATCCGCTCGACGGCTCGTCGAACATCGACACCAACATGACGGTCGGGACGATCTTCTCGGTCATTCCGAACGAGGCGGGCGTGGCGCCGTTCACCGCGCCGGGCAGCTGCCAGCTCGCCGCCGGCTTCGTGGTCTACGGACCGCAGACCTCGCTGGTGCTGACGCTCGGCGACGGCGTCGACATCTTCACGCTCGACCGCGCCGCAAAGACCTATCGGCTGATCCGCGAGCGCGTTCAGGTGCCGGCCGACACCGCCGAATACGCCATCAACGCCTCGAACCATCGCCACTGGGAGCAGCCGGTGCGCGACTTCGTCGACGAGTGTCTGGCCGGATCCGACGGCCCGCGCGCCAAGAACTTCAACATGCGCTGGATCGGCTCGCTGGTGGCGGAGGCCTATCGCATTCTCACCCGCGGCGGCGTCTTCCTGTATCCGGCGGATTCGCGCCCGGGCTATGGCGAAGGCAGGCTGCGTGTCCTCTACGAGACCCATCCGATGGCGTTCGTGATGGAGCAGGCCGGCGGCGCGGCGTCCACCGGCCGCGAGCGCGTGCTCGAGGTCGTTGCGAGCTCGACCCATCAGCGTTCGCCGCTGATCATGGGGTCGAGCGACAAGGTTCATCGCATCGTCGAGCTGCACCTCGATCCCAGCGCGGCCTCACGGACGGCGCCGTTGTTCGGGCGCCGCGGCCTGTTCCGGACCTGA
- a CDS encoding ABC transporter ATP-binding protein, whose product MPEDQYLDIRDLDAGYGRSQVLFGVSMTVPWRGGVAILGRNGAGKTTLMKAIMGELPVKRGSVSLDARDVTKLPTEQRIRAGFGYVPQDHPVFARLSIRDNLAVGALTNKDSGAVDRVLEMFPKLGQRLDQAAGTLSGGERKMLAIGRALLSEPRVLLLDEPTEGVWIGVIEEITDRLIALAKEIAVVIVEQHLDLALRVADRAYVLDRGRVALTGTAEDVRNDPRLLQYLAP is encoded by the coding sequence GTGCCTGAGGATCAGTATCTCGACATTCGCGATCTCGACGCCGGCTATGGCCGCAGCCAGGTGCTGTTCGGCGTGTCGATGACGGTGCCGTGGCGCGGCGGCGTCGCCATTCTGGGCCGCAACGGCGCCGGCAAGACCACGCTGATGAAGGCGATCATGGGCGAATTGCCCGTGAAGCGCGGCAGCGTCTCGCTCGACGCCCGCGACGTCACCAAGCTGCCGACCGAGCAACGCATCCGCGCCGGCTTCGGCTACGTGCCGCAGGATCATCCGGTGTTCGCGCGGCTGTCGATCCGCGACAATCTCGCGGTCGGCGCGCTGACCAACAAGGACAGCGGCGCGGTCGACCGGGTGCTGGAGATGTTCCCGAAACTCGGGCAACGGCTCGATCAGGCGGCCGGCACGCTGTCCGGCGGCGAGCGCAAGATGCTGGCGATCGGCCGGGCGCTGCTGTCGGAGCCGCGCGTGCTGCTGCTCGACGAGCCGACCGAGGGGGTGTGGATCGGCGTGATCGAGGAGATCACCGACCGGCTGATCGCACTGGCCAAGGAGATTGCCGTGGTCATCGTCGAGCAGCATCTCGATCTGGCGCTGCGGGTCGCCGACCGCGCCTATGTGCTGGATCGTGGACGGGTGGCGCTGACCGGAACCGCCGAGGACGTCCGCAACGACCCGCGCCTGCTGCAATATCTGGCGCCGTAG